In Ruania alkalisoli, the DNA window ACGGGCCCACGGGCCCATGGTGTGGCCGTCCCAGGCAACCTGCCGGACGTCGAGGTCCTCGCGCGGGGAGCGGGTCAGCACCACCACCTCGGCACCACGCGCGGCCACGGCGCCGGCGAGAGCCCGGCCGAGGTAGCCGGTGCCGCCGGCGATCACCACACGCGCCGGCATCACGCCTCCGTGTTGCGCGCGTTCGCAGCATCCGGACCCGCGGTGACCGGGGGCAGCGCGGACCACGGGAAGGAGATCCACCGGTCAGTCCGTCGCCAGGTGTAGTCCGGTTCGATCACCGAGCGGGGTTTGGTGTAGAGCACGGCGCTGCGGGCTTGCGCGGGCAGGTGCTGCGAGGCCGGGCCACCGGGTGTCGGGGAGCCGGTGCGCAGCAACCGCATCACCATCTCCAGGGTGCGGCCGGAGTCGGCGACGTCGTCCACCACCAGCACCTTCGCACCCGCGAGCACGGAGGTGTCCAGCAGCGGCGGCAGCACCTGCGGTTCGGCGAGTGTCTGCTCGACGTCGGTGTAGAACTCGACGTTCATGGTGCCCATGGCCTTCACCCCGAGGGCGTAGGCCACGGACCCCGCGGGGACGAGGCCGCCGCGGGCGAC includes these proteins:
- a CDS encoding phosphoribosyltransferase, with the translated sequence MSATAPPPREVLPWNRFGDATRELAQMVADSGWLPELVVAVARGGLVPAGSVAYALGVKAMGTMNVEFYTDVEQTLAEPQVLPPLLDTSVLAGAKVLVVDDVADSGRTLEMVMRLLRTGSPTPGGPASQHLPAQARSAVLYTKPRSVIEPDYTWRRTDRWISFPWSALPPVTAGPDAANARNTEA